The sequence below is a genomic window from Oreochromis niloticus isolate F11D_XX linkage group LG3, O_niloticus_UMD_NMBU, whole genome shotgun sequence.
tggcgccctgggcgaacactccctctgcccccccccccccccccccacacacacacaaaaacatattaaggataaGATAaaacatatgaagagagagagagtatgcattgtatgcgaacggctaccaaacagccatcataattcgtcatacaatgagaacaggacaaatcaacaatgactaattaatattaaaatctgtaacataatgtattgtttgtagtttagtctgttactgttgctatttttaccatttcttcttggaggaactgtaacccacataatttccttagggattaagaaagtattctgattgtttcaggatgacctgccattatccaatgacacatctgcttacctgtatcttttgctcgtttctcctcctctccttttctcttttttctaaaatgagcacctgatggctttgaacttttcttgtccatcttccattggttttaattttgcactccagtatgaacacccatcccccaacttGAGGATCatcacaacataacctaatagacctacaccttagttcacagattcactttgtcataatgggcttggatttacaacattataaatgaaatgtgctctatttggaagcagcacggcttgtgtgtgagactttaaatcatcaaactataagttttaaattttaaattgttattgatccctttaccccgagtcctaaggtgtatatttattttcttactcttcttatttattgtttgtttacttgcactgctgtaactggagccttgTCGTCTCTTCTCTGGACtctatgtagcggagatgacaataaagtttactttgacttcggTAGTGAGCAGGCGCGCGGAGGGCTCTCGtgctcacttttcgtgtatagaatttcgaaaaaacatcggtgtaaattataagtctgtatcattatgtctggtgttttggtgtttgttggtttgtttttattttattttactttgcgagttggttattagatgctgctccagccggTCAGaaaatcccccgccgccccgccctctccgcGCAAACGAAGGGCGCcgttactcccagcaaatgggcgatagaaaaccgatcggtgctcatgccattcccaatatgcgctggctgacgtctgggcagcatgagtacgatgcccgtgatgccgtcccaggcaaccgcccgtgtcgcccgtatctaaaaccgctactgcttggtggttgcagctttcctagtggcctcttcatggttcccattcgcctgcgggatccccaggtacttgtaactgtcctctatgtctgcaatgttgtcTTCTGGTAgctcaatcccctcagttctgactaccttccctctctttgttatcatccgactatACTTCTCCAGCCCCAtcgctgtatatcctggtagtgtggatcagtgaatcgatgtctcattcactcttggcatacagcttgatgtcatccatgtacaggaggtggctgacaactgctctgttccgtagtcggtatccgtagccagtcttgttaatgatctcactgagggggttcaggcctatgcagaacagcagtggggacagagcatctccttggtagatcccgcacttgatggtgacttgtgctatgggcttggagttggcctctagtgttgtactccacatccccattgagttcctgatgaaggctcttagggtcctgttgatcttgtacaattctagccattccagtatccagctgtggggcattgagttgtaatcaatccaggcagtgcacaggtaggtcagcctggtcttgcagtctcggctgactgtcctgtctaccagtagctgaaCTACTGGTCACTACTggtgacgccagaccaccaacctctgactctctcccccaccgatgtaggagcggtgctgagcaggatcaatgtccacaaggctgcaggtcctgatggcatccccggtcgtgttctcagagcgtgttctggggagcttgcaggagtgctgacagacatattcaacctgtccttggcccacgctgtggtaccggcctgcttcaaatccacctccatcgtcccgatacccaaaaactccaacccatctagcctcaatgactaccgcccagtagcactcacccccatcatcactaagtgcttagagcagctggtcctagcacacttcaaatcctgtcttccccccaccctggacccccaccaattcgcataccgccagaacaggagcacagaggatgcagtctccatcgcactgcactctgtcctctcacacctggacaacaacaacacctacgccagaatgctgtttacagacttcagttcagcgttcaatacaatccacccctcacaactcatcaggaaactgacagacctgggcatcagttccctcatctgcaaatggttactggacttcctgaccaaccgcccccaacatgtccggctggataaccaCTGCTCATCTaccatcacaatgaacaccggtgtaccacaaggctgtgtgatgagccctttcctctactccctcttcacccacgactgcagacctgctgatggttccaacaccatcattaagtttgcagatgacaccacggtgattggcctcatcagtgacaacgatgaggccgcctacagggaggaggtggatcgtctggctgagtggtgcgacacaaacaacctgctgcttaacaccgagaagaccaaggagctcatcgtggactacaggaggaatgctgacccacatccacccatccacattaaggggacggctgtggagcgtgtgagcagcttcaagttcctgggagtccacatctctgaggatctcacctggacgaccaactgctccaagctggtcaagaaggctcaccagcgcctcttcttcttgaggactctgaggaagaaccacctttcctcagacatcctggtgaacttctatcgctgcaccatcgagagcatcctgaccaactgtataacagtctggtacgggaactgctccgcctcggaccggaaggcgttgcagagggtcgtgaaaactgcccagcgcatcgccggagcaccacttcctgccataaaagacatctacaggaagcggtgtctgaaaagcgctgggaaaatcatcagagaccccagtcacccatcacatggactcttcaccctcctgccctctgggaggcgctacaggagcctccggactaagaccaccaggtaccagaacagcttcttccccacagctgtcagactcctgaactctgcctcctgacatctgacagcctctgtagaaattatccacaccctcacttatcttaactgcactactgtatagctctgtgtaaataatcattctgtacatacaataatttttaaccttacaactgtttacaacttgcatagttcccatttctgtataactgtatatctcatatttctgtaaagttatttatttcatattctgtatagtttttcatatttatatcctgttcatatccctttacatagcttgtactcactacagcctgtacatacctatagttatagaatattcacaacatacttcataccgtgtacattataacataccacaatagacccatttctgtaatatacttacacatctatattattgctaatatatattgtaatatatctatatcactaaagcacttctggatggatgcaaactgcatttcgttgccctgtacctgtgcatgtgcaatgacaataaagttgaattctattctattctattctataaccaccactataactgaagtaatgttgttaagtccttaaagtcatattcttttattgtcatgactgtatttgaagctatttttatttttgtatgatacctgatttatatggaatatgtctgaagtaaactaaagtctaaaatacttacgtagtcatttgtttaatagtaatttaacattatataattcacatataaaattatgaattgtaattttaaatggtttaaaagaatgtagaatagcatatgtaggcaagtatatttctccttttgttattaagaagcaaagacaaaaaggaaaaaagaaagaaacagggcagggttcagtggttgaatcatccgtccccaccaatgccaaaactaAATCTACACCCTTGGCTCTAatgctcacttttcgcgtatagaatttcgaaaaaacatcggtacaaattataagtctgtatcattatgtctggtgttttcgtgtttgttggtttgtttttattttgttttgttttattttgcgagttgattattagatgctgctccagccagccagagaatccccctgCCCCCGCCCCCCTCTCCTCCCtataggggagaccggggatagttgtaacgtgggtcagttgtaacacttccaatttctccaatcagggctaagtttcaaatgacgTGACTCATCCTGtacatgcccaattcagttctgctatcacatgtgaaaaatcagcacattttgtcaaacacagacaatttaacacacaaaaaagtcatttgtatgccaaaaagtaagtttttctactttatttcagtTTATAATAGCATTATTTGTATGcctatggggatatattctgtgtaggtctttagtgctaatgttttagctGTTGGCTGTATTgttagctagttcatggctatatgagtctgggtcagttgtaacagcaacagtctgggttagttgtaacaataatgcagatgttacaacttaccacactattactttaacttatattaaacaagttggggcaacgacatcagcagagagaggttcactggtcgcctttgtatatgcggtcaatgccattggcaacacaattcctccactgtttgtgttcccacacatacattatgcagaccactgtgtcagagatggaccagtaggaagtattggtagtggaaataaatcaggatgggtgcaagaaacagatttcctcatctttctgaagcactttgcaaaccacaccaaggtcagccatgataaaaagtaatggaattgcaatgctggtgcacaactacatttttttcagcttcattgttatgttcaaaagttggtgcaagagttgtaggttataatgcccactgagccaatgaggccaaactcaaggaagaccaaccagaattaatgaaatattcagttgcagaaaattccataatttgtcttttttggggggttggaatatgttcaaaagctagatttatgcattctgtcacacacacacacacacacacacacacacacacacacacacacacacacacagctacataaatggctctaagtgcattcgtgtgttgaataaaaaagattacatgttaatgttttgttagtacccttatttcattgtgttacatttcaccccaggatatgttacaactaacccagactatggggttaattgtaacatttcactctttgtgtttgagaccataccatgcaatgggtaattgtgctgcagagaaaatagctgcactatttaatagcagagacgtgtaaatactttgcattaaatTTTGAATCCACTAACTTAAAAGAGCTCCAAGCTACAGACAGAAAtctcaaaaatgttacaactatccccggtctctcCGCGGGGGCCCATCGCGTATAGGTGTAACGGAgaaacagccaatcaaatcgcagcTTTTCAGGCATtggaaaaaaaggatttttttcacGCTGAACCGTCTGAGCGCGGGTTcgagtcctggttgggacaaaggttgtgttacattatcaaaagttTAACACCATTTTCAATTTACTTattgtggataacatttatttttcactttgctttttcttattatttgattatcattctATTTATATCATAGTGTTTtggcctgtggagtattatgtacctatactgtgtaaaggaatatcttttatttatatttatgtattattcacattattttattgtacaatgctttggtgccacgggattttagcatgcctcaatgtctcacacattcatgctgCTAACAGAAGGTATCTCAGGAAGCTGGAAGCAGGCATTCACACGGGAAAAGttcatcttttgtcttctccactgtaagaggaagcaagggagtgtgaacttttctctgggggaagaccaaaggtgtgaaaacagctgtgtactgccttttggttctgtagaaggtgtttataCCCAAGGCTCTGTTGggtttatttaatggaaaactttCACAACTGTAGTACATAAATAAGTACATAACTCAAAATAAACTGTATCATCACAaaccagacatactcttcagttatgcagacatccaacttttaatacaaagattAAAGTttaaactataattcagatacattctgttggcatagaaaattaagcttatgcataatttcaataaggaaggtgtgtaataagtcatttgtctgcttcctggtggctgccaGTTTATATCTATTCCTTCTCCAGCAAACTCAGTACTTACATCATTACTTtattccagttatgctcttgcctgccttcacCGAGCATgccagcctccactctgcatgctttaaatctgttgcttttCTGCTTCTGCcattctgcgtttcagatcctcagccatgcagcccgcctcctctcatttctcctcctcaccgtggtcactcagaaccctgtcccagcctccatcttcatcactaccagcttTTTGACTCTGGGTGtggcttgtgcaaaatcctgtcACTGCTGAGATTTCTTCTGCTacgatgggtcattggagtctaactgcctaacagttacatttatttctgtatctcaataaatcatgttctgtttttccacatgatctctccttattgaactgcttttgtagataagcttcaagccagaAAGCAACAATGcctaaaccaaaaatattatcatcagaagtgagaaagtgtctggactatctccagctgtgttgcatgtattaaagataacttcagacactgtctggttgtcatgtctgaaacaggctgtacagtcacacagataaaagacagcagtcatgtttctaatattacaaatcaaccagaaagattataaagataAAAGCTGTGAGACCCCACTAGAGAacggatggcttgttatcattacatgaagtgatttagaaaTAATATGTAGgcagaacacaatttatttacatttttatatttacaatcagtttttatttatataaacaaaataaacattacaaaACTAGAACTAAACTATATTATGTACAATATCAACAGTTTCTcccctatttccttttttcttccacccatctttgtctctctgcctcGTAGAAAGGAGACTCCTGAAACTCCTTCCAGGTCATCTCCTTGGCCATGCCCTTGTCCCTGTACAGAGAATGCACTTTTGAAGGGCAGTAGATATATTTCCCTGCCACTCCAGGGAAGCCTGTGTGAACATGTGGGCTATTTGgtccctgtttcaggtccatgtggcagaacctgcagaggcggcctgtttgttgggtttctggccttttcctctttttctccatcctttcctctgacttcttcctggtagcatccagtTCCCTTTGGAAAAAGTCTGTCTGGGCAAAatcctcaaagggcattttaGGGTCAgtgattccctcagcagcataagtttgatgcaccttgttggaacaatagaaatagcgcacaggccctctctggtaaaaataatGGACGGTGGATCCATCTGTCTCATgttgagacttgggctgtccacaggcaagacaagtctttgtctgcctttttttcccctcaggctgctgctgctgtggctggtgtggctgctgctgttgcctTTCTAAaatgccctccacaatcttctctattgacACTTGTGTCAGTGGTGTAGACAGGGCAGgggaggcgggttaaagacggcaggctctatggtgactacAGGGACACTAGTGGTTTCACTGCCTTCAGTTAaagagtgccacagctgctgagtctccagaagtttttctgggcttaTGTTCAACGATGAATTGGTGTTCAGAAGTTttgccaagtgcttcacataccggcatatgtgcaccttggatgtgggatgcagcaggctgttgggatcaTTAGCAGAgcgatggaccatgtctgcataatcttgatccacaagcttcagcaTGTCCTTCTTCCCACGGTACTTTTGCAACAGATCATCTATTGACGCTTTCATAGGTCatgtccagcgtgtgtggtccagcacaaaaacccgtCCACCTGTTTTTATAGGTCCAGTGCGAGCACTCCTTGGTGAGGCCCGCATCGGCAGAGGTAGAGCTTCAGAGATTTCTGGGAAACAATAGTAATAGTTACTCATATATCATGTAAtgaactaataataataacgtacatattattattattaataataataataataataataataatgatagtaaTTACACAGAATTATTTAACAATACCTTATGTTAACTTACCCATGACTGTTGTAGGTTGCTGGGTGTCTTCTGATGCTAACTCCTGCTTTAAAAGTGCACCAGAGAAAGGGTGGGTGACAGGTGGTGCTGGTGTGGGAGATGCCACACCAAGCGGTGCCAGGCTGGAGAAGGGTCCCGCTGCTGGAACCTGAAGTTGGGCAGCCACAGGTTTTGGAACAGAGGATGGGGGCTGAAGGGCAGCCGGTTCATCTTTTCTCAGAGTTTTGTGTTTGTCCCAGTTCAGAGGGACTGGACGGCAGCCTGGCTCTCTGTATTCAAGCCCAAATCGCTCTCCAGTGTCTCTGTCAGAGAGGTGAAGTGCAGGGTACTTCTCCTGACCAGTCACTCTTCTGGAGGCTGCATTCAACTCCACCACTAGAGCCGGATCAAAAACAGAAGGGAGAATGACACCTGGCTGCTTAAGGTCCACCAGTCTTTGGTAGTTCCATCGTGCCACCCCTGTCATGCCCTGGGCCTGGAATAGTTCAGTGGAAACGTGAGTCCCGGTGATCCACTGGGCCTGGTGGAAATGATAACCCTCCTGCTGTGAAGTGCCTCGGATAGGAATCCAGATGGGGACCTTGGCACCTTCACCAGGGACATGGTTAAGCTGAAGAGTCCCACTGTACCTAAACATTACACCCTCTGAGAGTTCAGGGTCACTTAGGCAGCCACGCAGAATGTGCACTCTCTGAATGCGCCACGTCTTCAGCATGGATGGCTTGAAGAGTGGGATGTTGTTGGGGTCTGTGGCCAGGTGAAAATGGTTCAGGACCTTTTCCACTCTGTTCAGCAGCTCAGTGGGTTGTGGTATTTGGATCCTGCAGTGCTCCCTTATGTGTTGCTTTGTGGGATTAGCAGGATGGATGCCACAGAACTTATAAGCATCCTGGAGCCTCTTCAGGTCCGCCTGATCAACTACTGAGAATGCAGCAGAGAGAAGCTGGCAGAAAGTGCTGAACAGAGGATGATGCTCAGAGGTACACTCCCGCGAAAATCGCCTCAGGCAGTGGAACAGATCCAGTTTTACAATAATGTTCTTATTGTAATGGGTTCGAGAGGCACAGCTGTTTGCCACTGGTCCAGATGTGGCcgcagcaacaacagcaggagTGGTTTTCCAGGCATCCCACGATAGATTTTCCCCAGGGATGCAGTCTGGGATCTTAAATGGAGCACAGCAATCCCTAAATGtaagaaatacaaatacatgtAAGTATATGGAATATTATGTGTGTGCATCAAATTGATCTTATAAAGAAAAACTCAGTTTTCCAGACAGAAAAGCAGTTTGAATGACAACGATGATTATGGTTTTTACCTGTCCACCCAGTGGTAGCCGGCCTTTTCCACTCCTGCATCACTGTACCTCTTGGCCATTCCCTGGTACATGGGCTCCAAGGACCTTTCTGTCTCAGACTGAACCATGACCCACGAAACAATCAGCCAGTTTTCATTCATTATGGAATAACTGGACATGACCCCAGATGCCAGCGTGACTTttcgtgccaccttcctggtgTGGTCAGACCTGAAAATGTGGCCAAAAGTGCCCTGGAGGAGTTTGGATATGGCTGGATGTTGACGTCGGAATTCGTCGAGCAGGCAGTCAGTCAGATAATGGCTGGACACAGAGACGCCACACCAGGCATGTGGGTCTTCATAAGACCTGAACTCCTGTGGCTTATTTTCCTTCCTCAGAAACTGCCCAATGGTCCTCTGTCCATGTGCTCCTGCCTCAGAATCCCAGACCGATTCTGTGGCATGGAGGTACGCCAGGTGAGCTCGCTCGTACTTGAGGTGCATAAGTTCATTTATTTGGTTTGCCATGTCTGCTGGAGATTTGCCAGTCCTCCTGAGCTCATCCATAACAGACTTGCAGATGGCCTTTTTGTATGTGAGAAAAGCAGGGAGAAGGTTGGTAAACCTTTTGGGCAGTTTCTCCAGCCATCGTGGATTGTCAGCAAACCAGTTCCTGCGACAAGCCCTGCAGCAGAGTCGTGAGGACAGGATGTAATACTGACCACTGGTGCCAACAATTACTCGTGGCCTGCCCACACCAGCAGAGACCACTTGTGAACGAAAGCAACCATGGAGACATGGCAAGATATAATTGTTTCTTAACCTGACCATGATAGCACTCTCAGGTTTCCAAATAAAGAAGGGGTGGAGCTGGAAGAAATTTGGGGATGGAAGGTCAGCCACTGTATCTATGAGCTCAGGCTGTGGAGGGAGACGCCAGAGTGAAATCGCGTTCCCTGCGTGACGCACTGGTCGAGACCCAGGCCACAGTCCAAGGTCCTGAAGCTCAGTCTTCATCCACAGCTTCTGGTGCGGAGAACAATTCCAGCTGCTGAGGTCGTGCTCATAACCAGCCACTGGAACTGGAACAGCTGGCTGAGCTGAAGGAGCTAGGATTGAAACATAAATATTTGACAAAACAGTGTTACTCTTACATTGTTTCTGTTggaatacacagaaaaaaaataaaagacatggTGTATACGCTCACCATCTTCACTGCTGTCTTCAAAAGTCAGCACTTTGCGCACAGATGTGGAAGCAGCATCTGTAGTGGGTCCTGAAAcaaatgaatgcagtcattCTGTAATTCATTTGTTCAAATTATGAGCAAGATGACAAAATGTAACGTGAGCGTGAATAATATTCTATCATTAATGATCTATGCATTAAGCAGATGTTTAACTGAACATCAACTGTAAATGAAAATAGGATCAGGACCAGGATTTGACTCAGGCCCTTCTGTTTGACTGACCTGTGGTCTCCTTTAATAGAAATGCCAGCTCCTGTGGGAGGGGCACAGGTGACTTCCTCTTCACACCTGAGGCTGCACCTACAGGTATAGTAATAGAAAAGAGTaatggaaacatttttttactcTAGACACAATAAACAGAACATTTAATtatatgaaaaacattacaGTTGTTTTGTACCATCGGCTGATGATGCCTGAGGTTCAGCAGTTGTACTGGACGGTGGTATGGACAGTGCAGCAGATGGAACTACAACAGGAAAACGTGTCAGCAACTTCATAATTTACACTGTATGTGAGTGTTGCTGTTAGTAGGAACTCACACATCCATACTCTTACTTCTCCTGTTTCTCAttgcaaaacaaatgtaatataTTTATATGCAACAGAAATGCCAAACCAAATCATTTTAACCTCTTCACATCGAAGCAGGAGGAGCAGTATAAGTCAGTGAACAACATGCATTCAGGTGTTAGTAACTACTGCtacttgatttgtttttaacacaTTCATAGAGAACAAGAACACATACTCACCCTTTGTGGTTGGTATCAATTCATGATGGTAGGTATCAATTCATAGTCCTTAGGACAGTTAGCATAATGCCAGCATACAACTATACTATTAGAGGAACATCGCCAGAACGTGGCcagaacacacaaaaacaagaacaagacaATATATAAAAGTTCAAGTTCAGGCTCAGCTTTGGAGAGCAATTCATGTAAAACTATTGTACTCCAGTTCTGAAACCTTTCATTTGAAAACCTGTGTTTGCTCCTGAAGATCCTCTGGGTGTGGacccttctgctgctgctggcacaGTGACTAGTTATGCAGAGACAGAGGACAGAGGCATATGAGATGTAAACAGACTTAGCCATTATCAAGTCTGACGTTTAGTAATAACGCAGTACTTACAGCTCTGCATGTGTAGTTTTGCAGGTGAGATGCTCAGCATTGCATCCTCCAGGTCTTTATCCTCATCCATCCCTATAATGCAGGCAACAATTAGATAAATATATACTGAACTTATTTCACATCAAcaacattattaaaatattattaaaacaaCTTACCCAGGGGTTTAGTTGGAGCGTTTGTGGAAGCAGATGCAGACTGCTGCTTCTTCCGCAGGTACTGCTGCAGCTTATGCATCCGTGTTCCTTGACTGCAGCTCTTCCTCATGATAAAGTCTGCATAGCCATCTCCTCTGCTGTCCCAAATCTCTTTCCATGTGCTCTTGGCTCGTGAGCCAAAGCCAACCAGCTGATCATCCTCAGAGGCTTCTGCAGCAACACTCACTCTGCTGGCCTTGTAGTCCAGAAGAGTTTTTATCTCTGTAAAGCTGAGGGCATACTGTACAAATGAATGCAAGCTCTCCTTGCCATGCCCTGCTTCCACAGAGGTCCCTGCAGCCTCTTGCTTCTGGAGATCTTTGATCAGGTACGTGGTGTACCCGACATCATTCTCCAGAAGCCACCGGAAAGATTTCCCTTTATACTTTCCAAACTGCAGGATGTACTCTCCCTGCACTTCCTTCATGTCAGAGGCATCCCCTCCTCTCTGATAGACGACAGTGAGAGCATTCTGACGTACAAGGTCCTCCCTCATAGGTGCAGACTTGTCCTGCAGTTTGGGGTCATTTTTAATCCGTCGAGCTTCTTTTGACGGGTCCTGGAGAAGGTATCCAAGTGGCCCCTTGCGGAACACCACAGAGATTTTCCCTGGATATGGCGCAACTTTCTTGTGCATCTTGAAATgcagtgaaaaaataaacaattataTTAAACTAAATTGACTAGTGGGCATTGCTCATGTTAGTGAGATATCAAGACTGTCGTATAGATAAGAGTACTGACCATTACAACATGAAGGCaatacaaatttttaaaaaatgcagctTCAGTCATTTAGCATGTCATCTCATAACAAGCCATTTATCGATTATTtaattataccacattatagtAGTGTCAGCGTCACAGCAGTCAGAAACCTACCAAGTTTATTTAACCGTAAAACATGCCAATGGAACACGCAATTTATTTAAGGAGCAGGTTCATTCATGATTTACCGTGCCACTTTACAACAGCGGATAAACTCCCACCGTCTTTAACCGAGCGATGGATGCTTCGTAAATGCAATCGCAACACGTCTATTACCTGTAATGTACACCTGTAAATTTATTCTGTAGGTTTACTCTTATTTCAAACGACATTTCTTACCTTTGATCAATGAGCGAGGATCGTTGAGATGTGATGCGAGCGGTGCGTTACTTGTTTTGTCTCCCGAAATTTAAAAgtggagatttttaaaaattgccgCCGCATCTCAAGCTCGCAACAGCGCCGGAAGACCGTAGTGGCCAAAAATATATTACATCCGTAGTGGTTTAGCACTACCATAGAGAATGAATGGGAAACGGTTTAGGCCGTTTAGCTAAACAATCCCAGGctcaagcagcaggcgcacctcgcaaacggagggcgcccttactcccagcaaatgggcgatagaaaaccgatcggtgcctatgacattcccaatatgcgctggc
It includes:
- the LOC106097756 gene encoding uncharacterized protein LOC106097756; translated protein: MHKKVAPYPGKISVVFRKGPLGYLLQDPSKEARRIKNDPKLQDKSAPMREDLVRQNALTVVYQRGGDASDMKEVQGEYILQFGKYKGKSFRWLLENDVGYTTYLIKDLQKQEAAGTSVEAGHGKESLHSFVQYALSFTEIKTLLDYKASRVSVAAEASEDDQLVGFGSRAKSTWKEIWDSRGDGYADFIMRKSCSQGTRMHKLQQYLRKKQQSASASTNAPTKPLGMDEDKDLEDAMLSISPAKLHMQSFTVPAAAEGSTPRGSSGANTVPSAALSIPPSSTTAEPQASSADGAASGVKRKSPVPLPQELAFLLKETTGPTTDAASTSVRKVLTFEDSSEDAPSAQPAVPVPVAGYEHDLSSWNCSPHQKLWMKTELQDLGLWPGSRPVRHAGNAISLWRLPPQPELIDTVADLPSPNFFQLHPFFIWKPESAIMVRLRNNYILPCLHGCFRSQVVSAGVGRPRVIVGTSGQYYILSSRLCCRACRRNWFADNPRWLEKLPKRFTNLLPAFLTYKKAICKSVMDELRRTGKSPADMANQINELMHLKYERAHLAYLHATESVWDSEAGAHGQRTIGQFLRKENKPQEFRSYEDPHAWCGVSVSSHYLTDCLLDEFRRQHPAISKLLQGTFGHIFRSDHTRKVARKVTLASGVMSSYSIMNENWLIVSWVMVQSETERSLEPMYQGMAKRYSDAGVEKAGYHWVDRDCCAPFKIPDCIPGENLSWDAWKTTPAVVAAATSGPVANSCASRTHYNKNIIVKLDLFHCLRRFSRECTSEHHPLFSTFCQLLSAAFSVVDQADLKRLQDAYKFCGIHPANPTKQHIREHCRIQIPQPTELLNRVEKVLNHFHLATDPNNIPLFKPSMLKTWRIQRVHILRGCLSDPELSEGVMFRYSGTLQLNHVPGEGAKVPIWIPIRGTSQQEGYHFHQAQWITGTHVSTELFQAQGMTGVARWNYQRLVDLKQPGVILPSVFDPALVVELNAASRRVTGQEKYPALHLSDRDTGERFGLEYREPGCRPVPLNWDKHKTLRKDEPAALQPPSSVPKPVAAQLQVPAAGPFSSLAPLGVASPTPAPPVTHPFSGALLKQELASEDTQQPTTVMEISEALPLPMRASPRSARTGPIKTGGRVFVLDHTRWT